A region of the Candidatus Cloacimonadota bacterium genome:
CGCCGTCGGAGAACTTCAACTGAGATGGAAAGTGGTGCACTTTAAAGTGCCAAAACTGGTGCATATTAAAATTCCGTTGACAGATGGCGATGGAGCGCAAGAACATCCGCAATGAAGGCATCAGGTTGGATAAGAAGGTCTACTGGCATCGGGAACTAATAAACCATGTGGGTCAGCCCTGCATCATCAGGTTCGATTACAGCGATGCCAGGTGGATAGTGGTCTATGACAAAAACGATGTCTTCATCTGCCAGGCAGCCCTCCGCAAGGCACAGCATCCCTTCATCGAGGTCTCGATGGATAAGGCGATCTCGCATAAGGAACTGAATAAGGAATATAAAGAGATCAAGGGCCTCAGGAGGGAGAAAGAACGCAGTGCCAAGAAGTGGGTGGTGAACTCCCAGAAAGCTGTCGATGCCCTCCTCAAGAATTCAACGACCAAGCAGGAGAAGCTTGAGGATCAGGGTGCCAGAGCGCTATTCAGCAGTCCTCCCATGTTGGAAGCGCCTCCCAAGGATAGTGACGAGATCATTGAGGAGATGACCAGAAAGGCGATGATGA
Encoded here:
- a CDS encoding Mu transposase C-terminal domain-containing protein, with the protein product MERKNIRNEGIRLDKKVYWHRELINHVGQPCIIRFDYSDARWIVVYDKNDVFICQAALRKAQHPFIEVSMDKAISHKELNKEYKEIKGLRREKERSAKKWVVNSQKAVDALLKNSTTKQEKLEDQGARALFSSPPMLEAPPKDSDEIIEEMTRKAMMRLPKHPDMLSPEEWEKLDAEEKERLAREEIEQKIEQEIKESFDRIGIEYQGSNKDTPISWKTSFSKTAREYYKSDPSAIAEQLTSDDGGTATATATIDEVSIDDEKKPQAETSPITESLDDNQAQDEAKNGQSPFANLSRAELHKRIGIN